A segment of the Candida albicans SC5314 chromosome 2, complete sequence genome:
atgaaGAATCCAAAATTCTAAAACCATGGTTGTACAAGGTTTTCTCGAAAGCATTGTCAAACGAATAAGCGTCTATGGTGATTAAAATGGAACTGTTTTCTGGAGGAGTCTTTATGTTTTTTGAAGTGAGAAATTCCTGGTATAATTCTCTGGCTCTGACAACTGCCCAATCAATTAAGACTTCGTCAAAGTTAACTTTTTGAAAGACCTTTCTCACATGAATACCAGTGATTTTCACAATGAAATTTGCTGCACTTGACTGGgtttcatcaacaactaATGAACAAATAGCAATAGGTGAGTCACgataaacaattaattgtgTGTCTAGACTTTTCCTGGTCAATTTCTTGTCTTTACCAGTTTCGTTTTGTGAATATGATTTGATATCAAATCCGAATATATAATCACAATACTTTTGTGCATAGAATTTCGAAGTAATAATCCCCATATCTTCCCCAACAATGTAGGCTAAAAATCCAAAGGAAGCAAAAACACTGGCAAACAACGGGAACGCAGTGAAGAAGGAAAATATgaaatctttcttttctttcatcATAATATGGTAGAACTCAATCAAGTGGTCGCTGATACTAATATAATCCCACAAGGCATACCCAACAACTACTGGAAGTACTGTCGTATAAACAACGATTGAAATTGGATGCCATAAAACATACTTAGTTAACTTCGCTTGTAATTGTTTGTAACGATCTCCGTGCAAAACAATGGCGGCCTTTGATAACTCCGGTTTCAAAGTTGTTTTGGCCAATACCGGTGCTGCATTGGCGTCTAATGGTTtgtttaaatcaatttctttctgAACCACCATTATAATAGAAGATATAGCTTTTTAAGGCAACGAAAACAACAGAAATAaggaaagaagaaaaaatcaaagGTGATGATTTAAGcatgaaaaattattttcattttagCCCCACAGCAGAAGTGGATTTTTAATACACACACAGATTTAATTGGAGCCAATCCCACACACAGTgaccgaaaaaaaaaagaattaaattgGTGCACGTGgttgatttcttctttcgGATTCAGATGCGGCtgttttaataaattgttcCAAAGAATTTTCATATACGATTGTCGAAGAGATGAGCTGCAAACGAGTTTCTGGTTGACCTTATTCCAGTAACTAAAATGGTTAGTAGTGAATGTCTATAGTTGTAGCAAAGCTgtgttgttgatttctCGACGTCAAAAGCACACCTTAGGTGAATAATTAGGAAGTTGACTTTGGATAAATTGTTAACCAGATTAGTGGCAAAGGTCAACAACTAGACaaatattatcaagaaCAGAATATTATAATAGAACAAGGAAGTGCCAAATTATTCTAAAAGAATGTATCtatattctatttttctaACCTCTACTGATTTGTTGTCGTGCATCATTGGCAAAGACCAATTTAGAAGGCATGATGGTGCATGCAGTATGGAAAGAACCCAAAACAGATTTTACGCGATACATTATGAAATTAGACTGgatacaccaagaagttagacTTGTTTTTATGTAAGCAATTTAGAAAGTTCAGCCCTCCCCCTGGCCTTTTGCTATTAATAACTCATTACAAATATATGTTCTGAACATATGTTGAATGAACTTGATAACcacaattattttttagCTGAATTCTCGAATGTAAGGCAAATTTATAAGTAGGAATAACTTCTGGATCTGGCACGATTGTTCTGCATTTTATTGCTCCCTGTCGCTTGGTTTTGCTTGATgcctatttttttttttcttattgttatttttatatatatttctttttttggcaCATCAATTCTAttgctattttttttagctTTTTCTCATGCATATTTCTCTAGTTCAAGAtatcaaccaaaaaatattcaCCTCACAACTTTTGAGTCTTTAATACTCATAACAGAGAGCTGAGAGCTATTAGAAGA
Coding sequences within it:
- the PHO86 gene encoding Pho86p (Putative endoplasmic reticulum protein; possibly adherence-induced), translating into MVVQKEIDLNKPLDANAAPVLAKTTLKPELSKAAIVLHGDRYKQLQAKLTKYVLWHPISIVVYTTVLPVVVGYALWDYISISDHLIEFYHIMMKEKKDFIFSFFTAFPLFASVFASFGFLAYIVGEDMGIITSKFYAQKYCDYIFGFDIKSYSQNETGKDKKLTRKSLDTQLIVYRDSPIAICSLVVDETQSSAANFIVKITGIHVRKVFQKVNFDEVLIDWAVVRARELYQEFLTSKNIKTPPENSSILITIDAYSFDNAFEKTLYNHGFRILDSSFELNPFSPAVSWYKERLYRFLNVSRDSFGLMLTIAKDDIESINSDTKQNNQSKIKKRH